The proteins below come from a single Aegilops tauschii subsp. strangulata cultivar AL8/78 chromosome 6, Aet v6.0, whole genome shotgun sequence genomic window:
- the LOC109755109 gene encoding putative F-box protein At5g38390, with amino-acid sequence MDQRESRGSERAGERDEIPGDLISRLPDDLLCTIISLLPTKDGGRTPAVSPRWRDLWRSAPLNLVIHSPVNPHSPSSVDPSAVSRILSEHLGPTRRFFFRGGDLGPQAESWFQSRALANLEELDIKFLPAQPKEIFSLPPSALSSLALLVVKIAYCSIPDEISMDFPLLKHISLLDVSISGDVFHGLLSACRALESFYMSNVHAKRCDGSRESRHPPICPSSGNKFRAASI; translated from the coding sequence ATGGACCAGCGAGAATCCCGGGGGTCTGAACGTGCTGGCGAGCGCGATGAGATCCCGGGCGATCTCATCAGCAGGCTTCCCGACGACCTGCTCTGCACCATCATATCTCTTCTTCCCACCAAGGACGGCGGACGCACGCCGGCCGTCTCCCCCCGATGGCGTGATCTCTGGCGCTCCGCGCCTCTCAACCTGGTGATTCACTCCCCTGTCAACCCCCACTCCCCCTCCTCCGTCGATCCCTCCGCCGTGTCCAGGATACTCTCCGAACACCTTGGCCCCACCCGCCGATTCTTCTTCCGCGGCGGCGACCTAGGCCCCCAGGCGGAGAGCTGGTTTCAGTCCCGAGCCCTGGCCAACCTGGAGGAGCTCGACATTAAGTTCCTCCCTGCACAACCCAAGGAGATATTCTCGCTGCCACCATCCGCTCTCTCCTCCCTGGCCCTCCTGGTTGTCAAGATCGCCTATTGTTCTATCCCCGACGAGATCTCCATGGACTTCCCACTCCTCAAGCACATCTCCTTGCTTGACGTTTCCATCTCGGGGGACGTGTTCCACGGCTTGCTCTCTGCATGCCGCGCCTTGGAGAGCTTTTATATGTCCAATGTTCATGCGAAAAGGTGTGACGGCAGCCGGGAGTCTAGGCACCCTCCTATCTGTCCGTCCAGTGGCAATAAATTTCGTGCAGCCTCTATCTAG